In Piliocolobus tephrosceles isolate RC106 chromosome 5, ASM277652v3, whole genome shotgun sequence, a single genomic region encodes these proteins:
- the DEFB113 gene encoding beta-defensin 113 has product MKILCIFLTFVFTVSCGPSVPQIKTREVAERKRECQLVRGACKPECDTWEYVHYYCDVNPCCVVRDYQKPIIDKITTKLYRK; this is encoded by the exons ATGAagatactttgtatttttctgaccTTTGTCTTCACTGTGTCTTGTGGTCCATCAG TtccacagataaaaacaagagaagttgcagagagaaaaagagaatgtcaACTTGTTCGTGGTGCCTGCAAGCCGGAATGCGACACCTGGGAATATGTACATTATTACTGCGATGTTAACCCCTGCTGTGTGGTACGGGACTACCAAAAGCCAATCATTGACAAAATCACTACTAAACTCTACcgaaaataa